One window of uncultured Campylobacter sp. genomic DNA carries:
- a CDS encoding nickel-dependent hydrogenase large subunit, giving the protein MSQRIVIDPITRIEGHLRIEVVVDDENIVREAYSSSTLWRGLETIVKNRDPRDAGFFMQRICGVCTFSHYKAGIVAVENALGITPPLNALLTRTLMANALFLHDHPVHFYQLHGLDFVDVVSALSADPKKAGEEAFKYCDTPYACGADKLKEVQDRVGAFVKKGALGPFANAYFGHPTYKLSPEQNLIALSHYLECLRIQRTAAQMMAIFGAKQPHPQSLTVGGVTCVMDILSPARLGEYMSKFKEVADFVNRAYYPDLVMAAKAYGNEPSVLNDIGVANLWTHQEFQLSKNEWLFQSGMIMNGDISKVLELDENKITEEATHAWYKNDAALHPYDGEQEPNYTGLKDGQSIDAHGKEAHTKVLDTQGKYTWIKAPRYDGKPLQVGPLANIVVNYAKKNERVVKVVDQFLKDAGLPLEAVFSTLGRTACRMIEAKVVADNGLIALENLIANIKSGDTQTCAKYVIDNSKEYKGRYIGHVPRGALSHWCRIEKGVIKNWQAVVPSTWNATPKDKDGAMGAYESCLIGLKLADLSKPLEIIRRIHSFDPCIACAVHVMDAKGAELGCYRVDPSKG; this is encoded by the coding sequence ATGTCGCAAAGAATCGTAATAGATCCGATAACCAGAATAGAGGGACATTTAAGAATAGAGGTCGTAGTGGATGATGAAAACATCGTACGCGAGGCCTATAGCAGCTCGACGCTATGGCGCGGGCTTGAGACCATAGTAAAAAATAGAGATCCGCGCGACGCGGGATTTTTTATGCAAAGAATTTGCGGCGTCTGCACCTTCTCGCACTATAAAGCGGGTATCGTCGCGGTAGAAAACGCCCTCGGTATCACTCCGCCGCTAAATGCCTTGCTAACGCGCACGCTGATGGCTAATGCGCTGTTTTTGCACGATCATCCGGTGCATTTTTATCAACTCCACGGACTTGATTTCGTAGATGTAGTAAGCGCGCTTAGCGCCGATCCTAAAAAAGCAGGCGAAGAGGCGTTTAAATACTGCGACACCCCTTATGCGTGCGGTGCGGATAAGCTAAAAGAGGTGCAAGATCGTGTGGGCGCTTTTGTTAAAAAGGGCGCTTTGGGACCTTTTGCCAATGCCTACTTCGGCCATCCTACATATAAGCTTAGCCCGGAGCAAAATTTAATCGCTCTTTCGCACTATCTTGAGTGTTTGCGCATTCAGCGCACGGCGGCTCAGATGATGGCGATATTCGGTGCGAAGCAGCCTCATCCGCAAAGTCTTACCGTAGGCGGCGTCACCTGCGTGATGGATATCCTAAGTCCTGCGAGACTTGGCGAATATATGTCTAAATTTAAAGAGGTCGCGGACTTCGTAAATCGCGCCTACTATCCTGATCTAGTAATGGCCGCCAAAGCTTACGGCAACGAGCCTAGCGTGCTAAACGATATCGGCGTGGCAAATTTATGGACTCATCAAGAATTTCAGCTTTCAAAGAACGAATGGCTATTTCAAAGCGGCATGATTATGAACGGCGATATTAGCAAGGTTTTGGAGCTCGATGAGAACAAGATTACCGAGGAGGCAACGCATGCGTGGTATAAAAACGATGCGGCGCTTCATCCTTACGACGGCGAGCAAGAGCCGAATTATACGGGTCTTAAGGACGGACAGAGCATCGACGCGCACGGCAAAGAAGCGCATACGAAGGTGCTCGATACCCAGGGCAAATACACCTGGATCAAAGCTCCGCGCTACGACGGCAAGCCGCTTCAGGTGGGACCGCTTGCAAATATCGTGGTAAATTACGCTAAGAAAAACGAGCGCGTAGTAAAGGTCGTGGATCAATTCCTAAAAGACGCCGGATTGCCGCTTGAGGCGGTATTTTCGACGCTTGGACGAACAGCGTGCCGTATGATCGAGGCTAAAGTCGTAGCCGACAACGGACTGATTGCGCTAGAAAATTTGATCGCAAACATCAAAAGCGGCGATACGCAGACCTGCGCAAAATATGTAATCGATAACTCCAAAGAGTACAAAGGTCGCTATATCGGTCATGTGCCACGCGGCGCACTTAGCCACTGGTGCAGGATCGAAAAGGGCGTCATCAAAAACTGGCAGGCGGTCGTGCCGTCTACTTGGAACGCCACGCCAAAGGATAAAGACGGCGCTATGGGCGCTTATGAATCCTGCTTGATCGGACTTAAGCTTGCCGATCTTTCTAAACCGCTAGAGATCATCCGCCGCATCCATTCATTCGATCCTTGCATAGCCTGCGCCGTGCACGTAATGGACGCTAAAGGGGCGGAGCTTGGCTGCTATAGGGTAGATCCCAGCAAAGGATAA
- a CDS encoding hydrogenase small subunit, which produces MVDLAQISARLDAVERLPRIKAEESIQERLKSKGFSRRDFMKWSGAMTAMLGLPAAFAPSVARAAELADRLPVIWLHMAECTGCSESLLRTETPSIDSLIFDYISLEYHETIMAAAGWQAEENLEGAIEKYKGRYILMVEGGIPSGENEFFLTVGPEGKSGAQHCKHAAEGAAAIFAIGTCSSFGGIQAAAPNPTGSVGLDKIINKPVINVPGCPPSEKNIVGNVLNFILFGTLPSLDVYNRPKWAYGLRIHDLCERRGHFDAGEFVESFGDAGAKDGYCLYKVGCKGPYTFNNCSRERFNSHTSWPVQAGHGCIGCSEPDFWDHMGPFEEPLADRLYESVFGGLGADATADKIGVGILAITGVAVAAHAAIASFKKDKGE; this is translated from the coding sequence ATGGTTGATTTAGCTCAAATTTCGGCTAGACTTGATGCCGTTGAGCGTTTGCCGCGAATAAAAGCGGAGGAAAGCATACAAGAAAGGCTTAAGAGCAAAGGTTTTTCCCGTCGCGATTTTATGAAATGGAGCGGAGCGATGACTGCGATGCTTGGGCTTCCGGCCGCATTTGCACCGAGCGTGGCGCGAGCTGCGGAACTTGCGGATCGCCTGCCGGTGATCTGGCTTCATATGGCGGAGTGCACGGGCTGTAGCGAGAGCTTGCTACGCACAGAGACGCCTAGCATTGATAGCCTAATATTCGACTACATCAGCCTAGAATACCACGAGACGATCATGGCTGCCGCAGGCTGGCAAGCCGAGGAAAATTTAGAGGGCGCGATCGAAAAATACAAGGGGCGCTATATTTTAATGGTCGAGGGTGGAATCCCAAGCGGCGAGAATGAATTTTTCCTAACTGTGGGTCCTGAGGGCAAGAGCGGAGCTCAGCACTGCAAACACGCGGCCGAAGGCGCTGCGGCAATATTTGCGATCGGCACCTGTTCGAGCTTCGGCGGTATCCAAGCCGCAGCTCCGAATCCGACCGGTTCCGTAGGTTTGGATAAAATCATAAACAAACCCGTCATCAACGTCCCGGGCTGTCCGCCTAGCGAAAAAAATATCGTCGGCAACGTACTAAATTTTATCCTTTTCGGCACACTTCCAAGCCTTGACGTTTATAATAGGCCTAAATGGGCTTACGGGCTACGAATACATGATCTGTGCGAGCGCCGCGGACATTTCGACGCGGGCGAGTTTGTAGAAAGCTTCGGCGATGCGGGCGCGAAGGACGGATACTGCCTTTATAAAGTAGGCTGCAAGGGTCCTTACACGTTTAACAACTGCTCGCGCGAGCGTTTCAACTCTCACACTAGCTGGCCGGTACAAGCAGGTCACGGCTGCATAGGCTGCTCGGAGCCTGATTTTTGGGATCATATGGGGCCTTTTGAAGAGCCTTTGGCGGATCGCCTTTACGAAAGCGTTTTCGGCGGGCTCGGCGCTGATGCTACCGCAGATAAGATAGGTGTCGGAATTTTAGCGATCACGGGTGTTGCGGTAGCGGCACACGCGGCGATTGCGTCATTTAAGAAAGATAAAGGGGAATAA
- the cybH gene encoding Ni/Fe-hydrogenase, b-type cytochrome subunit, with protein MKKRFAEYEFSIGLRLTHWLRALCITILVITGYYIAFVFTAPEVSPEPVLFMQAKFRFVHLIFGFAMIGAAIFKTYLFFFDKKSRKELLSIKDFFSPRVWIAQIKYYIFLGEHPHLRGVYNPLQFISYLGFYLVLFVICLTGMILYVHVYHEGLGGALYGLLRPLEAAMGGLSEVRMIHHLCMNIIIIFVPIHVYMAVFNAVKGRDGAMDAIVSGYKFKKEEHA; from the coding sequence ATGAAAAAAAGATTTGCGGAATACGAGTTCTCAATCGGTCTTAGGCTCACGCACTGGCTGCGTGCGCTCTGCATTACGATTTTGGTGATCACCGGATATTACATCGCCTTTGTTTTCACCGCGCCCGAGGTGAGTCCCGAGCCGGTGCTTTTCATGCAGGCTAAATTCAGATTCGTGCATCTGATCTTCGGCTTTGCGATGATCGGTGCGGCGATCTTTAAAACCTACCTTTTTTTCTTCGATAAAAAGAGTAGAAAAGAGCTTTTAAGCATCAAGGATTTTTTTAGCCCGCGCGTCTGGATCGCTCAGATCAAATACTATATCTTTTTGGGCGAGCACCCGCATCTTCGCGGCGTTTATAACCCATTGCAGTTCATATCATATCTGGGCTTTTATCTAGTGCTATTCGTGATCTGCCTAACTGGAATGATTCTATACGTTCACGTCTATCACGAGGGGTTAGGCGGCGCGTTATACGGTCTCTTGCGCCCGCTAGAAGCTGCGATGGGCGGACTAAGCGAAGTACGAATGATACACCATCTTTGCATGAATATCATCATAATCTTCGTACCGATCCACGTCTATATGGCGGTCTTTAACGCCGTCAAGGGTAGAGACGGCGCTATGGATGCGATCGTAAGCGGCTATAAATTTAAAAAGGAAGAGCACGCTTGA
- the sdhE gene encoding 8-methylmenaquinol:fumarate reductase membrane anchor subunit, whose product MNNEFAFFPGCVLSQAAKESKISLEAIAPVLGIKLHEIKGWSCCGASQAQCVDPMASLVANARNIALAEGMNMPLLTTCSTCMLTLTKAKLTLDKGAKSYINTFLKEGGMQYQGSTEITNLLWVLYQSLDTLKAKVVRPLTNLKVALFYGCHSLRPERELKKESSTNPKSFEAVVGALGAQIVPFEKRLDCCGFHASYPAVKSVSKMSSEIVNDAAEHGADVVVTPCPLCQMQLDIYQERYQEATNSKARKPIIHLSQLVGLALGLSNEQLGLNINIQDATRLVS is encoded by the coding sequence ATGAATAACGAATTTGCATTTTTCCCGGGTTGCGTTTTAAGTCAAGCCGCAAAGGAATCTAAAATTTCACTTGAAGCGATCGCTCCGGTGCTGGGTATTAAACTTCACGAGATAAAAGGCTGGAGCTGCTGCGGGGCTAGTCAAGCTCAATGCGTCGATCCTATGGCAAGCCTAGTAGCTAATGCCAGAAATATCGCGCTAGCCGAGGGTATGAATATGCCTCTACTAACTACCTGCTCCACCTGTATGCTAACTCTAACTAAAGCAAAGCTAACCTTGGATAAGGGGGCAAAAAGCTATATCAATACCTTTTTAAAAGAGGGCGGTATGCAGTATCAGGGAAGTACCGAGATAACGAACTTGCTTTGGGTGCTATATCAAAGCTTAGACACATTAAAAGCTAAAGTCGTTAGGCCGCTAACAAATTTAAAAGTAGCGCTATTTTACGGCTGTCACTCATTAAGACCGGAGCGCGAGCTTAAGAAAGAGAGCTCAACCAATCCAAAAAGCTTTGAAGCGGTGGTTGGCGCACTTGGTGCTCAGATAGTGCCTTTTGAAAAACGCCTTGATTGCTGCGGCTTTCACGCTAGCTATCCTGCGGTAAAATCGGTATCTAAAATGTCAAGCGAGATCGTAAATGACGCTGCCGAGCATGGAGCGGACGTCGTAGTTACCCCTTGTCCGCTATGTCAGATGCAGCTTGATATCTATCAGGAGCGATACCAAGAAGCGACGAATTCTAAAGCAAGAAAGCCGATCATCCACCTATCTCAGCTGGTAGGACTTGCACTCGGGCTAAGCAACGAGCAGCTGGGACTAAACATCAATATCCAAGATGCAACGAGATTGGTAAGCTGA
- a CDS encoding hydrogenase maturation protease, producing the protein MQNFTERGSSQNSANENFISEQNFAAVNLDRNSTPEHSAKQNFASNFTLQNSVINFAAQSSIDSDFIAVNSAAPSSSADQIRFIDGGTLASFLMPTMAEFDEILLVDCIDAEGAKGGEVYFFDYDAMPKQISWSGSAHEVEMLQTLQMMDLCGDLPHVKILAVVPRRIKEASFKLSSVILQSSKIMEKTALKYLSDLGFAHEKIADLSAQDIADRFAKRGRDDSSI; encoded by the coding sequence ATGCAAAATTTCACAGAGCGCGGCTCCTCGCAAAATTCTGCGAATGAAAATTTTATCTCCGAGCAGAATTTCGCAGCAGTAAATTTAGACCGAAATTCTACTCCAGAACATTCCGCAAAGCAGAATTTCGCTTCAAATTTTACTTTGCAAAATTCCGTCATAAATTTCGCAGCGCAAAGCTCTATCGATTCGGACTTCATCGCCGTAAATTCCGCCGCGCCGAGCAGCAGCGCGGATCAGATCCGATTTATTGACGGCGGGACTTTGGCTAGCTTTTTGATGCCTACGATGGCGGAATTTGATGAAATTTTGCTCGTAGATTGTATAGACGCGGAGGGCGCAAAGGGCGGCGAGGTGTATTTTTTCGACTACGACGCGATGCCTAAGCAGATCAGCTGGAGCGGTTCGGCACACGAGGTCGAAATGCTTCAAACCCTGCAAATGATGGATCTTTGCGGCGATCTGCCTCACGTTAAAATTCTAGCTGTCGTGCCGCGGCGCATCAAGGAGGCGAGCTTTAAGCTAAGTTCTGTGATATTGCAGTCCTCAAAAATCATGGAAAAAACGGCGCTTAAGTACCTATCGGATCTTGGCTTCGCGCATGAAAAAATCGCCGATCTTAGCGCCCAAGACATCGCGGATCGATTTGCAAAAAGGGGGCGAGATGATAGTAGCATATGA